The following proteins are co-located in the Chlorogloeopsis sp. ULAP01 genome:
- a CDS encoding FAD-dependent monooxygenase translates to MSLDVLIVGAGPTGLLLAAQLARHGIKPRLIDKQPQPSTTSKALAVFARTLEIFDKLGIVEEAIDCGCKIYGANIHDDGKRFAHISIDKIDSFFPFVLSLPQSETERILAQLVESLDVHIERPVSFTTLEQDREGVTATLCHPDGQEESCRAAWLIGCDGAHSSVRKPAGLGYQGIDIQATFVLADLKSDWQLSPDNIQVFFSSSGVLAAFPLPGENNWRIIANVPPDIELPENPELQIFQQLTSDRCGLQATLGDPTWTSKFSIRQRIVDKCRAGRVFVAGDALASHSPVGGQGMNTGLQDAYNLAWKLALVIKNQAPIHLLDSYQAEREPVSKFLLLSTEWATRAIVQSNPTIKFLRRHLASFATSFAPVQQRITNTLSELNVNYRNSPIVQDGYPLSWLSRSPKAGDRAPDVLVQTDKGQQRLYHVLADTQHHLLLFGGKLPSYTSVAQMAQEIESKFPYVITVHIVLIGTEIPKDLQWQGSILLDPQGECHRSYGASSASLYLIRPDGYIGYRCQGADVNKLMAYLQKVYLFQSTVKSY, encoded by the coding sequence ATGTCGCTTGATGTATTAATCGTAGGAGCGGGGCCAACAGGCTTGCTTTTAGCTGCGCAATTGGCTCGGCATGGCATCAAACCACGTCTGATTGACAAGCAACCACAACCTTCCACAACTAGTAAAGCACTTGCAGTTTTTGCCCGGACTCTGGAAATATTTGACAAGCTAGGTATTGTTGAAGAAGCAATTGATTGTGGTTGTAAGATTTACGGAGCTAATATTCATGATGATGGCAAACGTTTTGCCCATATCAGTATAGACAAAATAGATTCTTTTTTCCCCTTTGTTCTCAGCCTGCCGCAGTCGGAGACTGAACGTATCCTGGCACAGTTGGTAGAGAGCCTTGATGTACATATTGAACGTCCTGTCAGTTTTACTACCTTGGAACAGGATAGGGAAGGTGTCACAGCGACACTCTGCCATCCGGATGGACAAGAAGAAAGCTGTCGAGCAGCTTGGTTAATAGGTTGTGATGGCGCACACAGCAGCGTTCGCAAGCCAGCTGGTTTGGGCTATCAAGGTATAGATATCCAAGCTACGTTTGTCCTTGCAGATTTAAAGAGTGATTGGCAGCTTTCGCCCGACAATATCCAAGTTTTTTTCAGTTCAAGTGGTGTTTTAGCAGCTTTTCCCCTACCAGGAGAAAACAATTGGCGAATCATTGCTAATGTCCCTCCAGATATTGAATTACCTGAAAATCCTGAGTTACAAATTTTTCAGCAACTCACAAGCGATCGCTGTGGTTTGCAAGCTACTTTAGGCGATCCTACCTGGACAAGCAAATTTAGTATTCGGCAAAGGATAGTTGACAAGTGCCGTGCAGGACGTGTATTTGTTGCAGGTGATGCCTTAGCTTCTCATAGCCCAGTTGGTGGGCAAGGTATGAATACTGGTTTGCAAGATGCCTACAACTTAGCTTGGAAGCTAGCCCTAGTTATCAAAAATCAAGCACCAATTCATTTACTCGATTCATATCAAGCTGAACGTGAGCCAGTCTCTAAGTTTTTATTACTCAGCACGGAATGGGCTACACGAGCGATAGTTCAAAGCAATCCTACGATCAAGTTTTTACGTAGGCATCTAGCTAGTTTTGCTACCAGTTTTGCTCCAGTTCAACAACGCATTACCAATACTTTGTCTGAGTTAAATGTGAACTATCGCAATAGTCCCATAGTTCAAGATGGCTATCCACTTTCTTGGTTGAGCAGAAGCCCAAAAGCAGGCGATCGCGCTCCTGATGTATTGGTGCAAACGGATAAGGGACAGCAGCGTTTATATCATGTATTAGCTGATACGCAGCACCATCTGCTGTTGTTTGGTGGTAAGCTTCCCAGCTATACTAGTGTGGCTCAAATGGCTCAGGAAATTGAAAGTAAATTTCCTTATGTCATAACTGTACATATAGTGCTTATTGGCACGGAAATACCAAAAGATTTACAATGGCAAGGTTCAATACTCCTTGATCCTCAAGGCGAGTGTCACCGAAGTTATGGTGCTTCTAGTGCAAGCCTTTACTTGATTCGCCCAGACGGCTATATCGGTTATCGTTGCCAAGGTGCTGATGTCAATAAGCTCATGGCATATCTGCAAAAAGTCTATCTGTTTCAATCAACAGTTAAGAGTTATTAG
- a CDS encoding CAP domain-containing protein — MTTFRKYWIARVAGIAITLLTTGCEQALEYLPPLPRVEIPTQQPAKPSIPVQTAKTAEIEAGVRQSINQVREQNGLKPLQNNERLADVARNYSRQMAEKNFFSHTGADGSTVETRVRAGGISYWVVGENLFKGRNISQPVEISVDGWLKSPGHRANIMRPYFTETGVGVWRDGNTYYITQLFLRR, encoded by the coding sequence ATGACTACTTTCCGAAAGTATTGGATTGCTAGGGTAGCTGGGATAGCGATCACACTTTTGACGACAGGATGCGAACAAGCACTGGAATATTTACCACCCTTGCCAAGAGTGGAAATTCCAACACAGCAGCCTGCAAAGCCCTCAATTCCCGTTCAAACCGCTAAAACCGCAGAAATCGAGGCAGGAGTGCGCCAAAGCATTAACCAAGTACGTGAACAGAACGGACTTAAGCCTCTCCAAAATAACGAAAGGTTAGCAGATGTTGCCCGGAACTACAGCCGACAAATGGCAGAAAAAAACTTTTTTAGTCATACAGGAGCTGATGGCAGCACTGTGGAAACGCGAGTACGTGCTGGAGGTATTTCTTACTGGGTGGTAGGAGAGAATCTGTTTAAAGGTAGAAATATTTCCCAACCGGTGGAAATATCGGTTGATGGTTGGTTGAAAAGTCCAGGACATCGAGCAAATATTATGCGTCCATACTTTACGGAAACAGGTGTGGGAGTTTGGCGAGATGGAAACACCTACTATATTACGCAGTTATTTTTACGGCGTTAG
- a CDS encoding bacteriorhodopsin, protein MELQDIFHWIYVALMAIGALHFWSLSRNPRGVPQYEYLVAILIPIWSGLAYMAMALGQGKVEAAGQVAHYARYVDWIVTTPLLLLALSWTAMQYIRKDWTLIGFLMSTQVVVITSGLIADLSERNWVRYLWYICGVFAFLIVLWGIWVPLRAKTKTQGLELSNLYNKLVTYFTVFWIGYPIVWIIGPSGFGWVNQTIDTFLFCVLPFFSKVGFSFLDLHGLRNLQDSTHRTTGDRFADNTLYFLGAIADLGKPQRKHSQHRVRY, encoded by the coding sequence ATGGAATTGCAGGATATCTTTCATTGGATTTATGTTGCTCTAATGGCAATTGGAGCATTACATTTTTGGTCATTAAGTCGTAATCCGCGCGGTGTTCCCCAGTATGAGTATCTTGTTGCTATATTGATCCCGATTTGGTCAGGACTTGCTTATATGGCAATGGCCTTAGGTCAAGGTAAAGTTGAAGCTGCGGGGCAAGTTGCACATTATGCTCGCTACGTTGATTGGATTGTCACTACACCGTTACTGTTGCTGGCTCTCTCCTGGACAGCAATGCAATATATTCGCAAAGATTGGACACTCATCGGCTTTTTGATGAGTACTCAGGTAGTTGTGATTACGAGTGGGCTGATTGCGGATTTATCGGAACGAAATTGGGTGAGGTATCTGTGGTATATCTGTGGAGTTTTCGCCTTTCTCATTGTTCTTTGGGGTATTTGGGTGCCATTGCGTGCTAAGACTAAAACCCAAGGTCTGGAATTATCAAACTTATACAACAAGCTTGTCACTTACTTTACAGTATTTTGGATTGGTTATCCAATTGTCTGGATTATAGGGCCTAGTGGTTTTGGTTGGGTAAATCAGACTATAGATACTTTTTTGTTTTGCGTACTTCCCTTTTTCTCTAAGGTAGGATTTAGTTTTCTAGATTTACACGGCTTGCGTAATCTTCAAGATTCTACACATCGGACAACTGGCGATCGCTTTGCAGATAATACTTTATACTTTTTGGGGGCGATCGCTGATTTAGGGAAACCGCAACGAAAACATTCTCAGCACAGAGTCCGATATTAA
- a CDS encoding AI-2E family transporter: MNETNEPNINKFWEQLSNAKLVRYVLLFALGWAIVQVLAYFEQVLVIFIFAAIIAFLLNYPVKWIERFLPHAIAVIIVFLLSLLILAGLIATLGFSILSQAQQLVDQAPQFIEVVISQLEQLQNLLSKWNFQVDFNAFEEEIRNQALAMIGTGFTTVQVLLTNFVDLIIIAVVAFFMLLDGKRIWKLILKIFPVHSREKITVAIQRNFLGFFWGRLLLSIFFGVSTFIIFIILQLPYALILAAIAGVFDLIPGIGATIGITLVCLIILPQGIWLSLQVLVGCILLQQVEENLLMPRIMQGSINMNPVFMFFALLVGARVAGLVGVFLSIPIAGVLISLFDVEEIQGQH; the protein is encoded by the coding sequence ATGAATGAAACAAATGAGCCAAACATAAACAAATTCTGGGAGCAATTGAGCAATGCCAAGCTAGTTCGCTATGTGTTACTGTTTGCTCTTGGTTGGGCAATTGTCCAGGTTTTGGCTTATTTTGAACAAGTGCTGGTTATTTTTATATTTGCCGCGATTATAGCGTTTTTACTAAATTATCCGGTCAAGTGGATTGAGCGTTTTTTACCTCACGCGATCGCAGTTATTATTGTTTTTTTATTGAGCTTATTAATTTTGGCAGGTTTGATAGCTACGCTAGGTTTTTCTATCTTATCTCAAGCGCAACAGTTGGTGGATCAAGCCCCACAATTTATAGAGGTTGTAATTTCCCAGTTAGAACAATTACAAAATCTTTTAAGCAAGTGGAATTTTCAAGTAGATTTTAATGCATTTGAAGAAGAAATACGCAATCAAGCTTTAGCTATGATTGGAACTGGTTTTACCACCGTTCAAGTTTTATTAACTAATTTTGTCGACTTAATTATAATAGCTGTTGTAGCTTTTTTCATGTTACTAGATGGTAAGAGAATCTGGAAATTAATTCTAAAAATTTTTCCAGTTCATAGCCGTGAAAAAATAACTGTAGCAATTCAACGCAATTTTTTAGGTTTCTTTTGGGGACGATTACTATTATCTATATTCTTTGGAGTTTCAACATTTATTATATTTATAATTTTGCAATTACCTTATGCTTTAATTTTGGCTGCAATTGCAGGTGTATTTGATTTAATTCCTGGAATCGGAGCCACAATTGGAATTACTCTTGTTTGTCTAATTATCTTACCTCAAGGAATTTGGTTAAGCCTGCAAGTATTAGTAGGTTGTATTTTGCTCCAGCAGGTAGAAGAAAATTTACTCATGCCACGAATTATGCAAGGTTCAATCAATATGAATCCAGTGTTTATGTTTTTTGCATTATTAGTTGGAGCAAGAGTTGCAGGGTTAGTAGGAGTGTTTCTATCAATTCCGATTGCGGGAGTGTTGATTAGCCTGTTTGATGTAGAAGAAATCCAAGGACAGCATTAG
- a CDS encoding YihY/virulence factor BrkB family protein — MSILRKVWRLLKEIASEWQFNEVSLLASSLAYFTVFSLAPLMVIIIMIVGTIYGESAAKEQLISQLSGLVGEEGAELIATAIANFRADATGGTFRLLFNLGFLIFGATGVFTQIQDALDRIWEVKADPKRHLLHFIRKRLLSFAMVLVIALLLLLSFIGNTILIALVNFLNELVPGFGYLWQIISFLVSFGTTTLIFVLMYTILPDVEIAWRDTVVGAAITALLFLAGQFFFRLFLSQTNFGSAYGVAGSFVIIITWIFYAAHILFLGAEFTKVYAKQRGSPIVPSDYAVHISHEQQRSQKSSQRNRHHR; from the coding sequence ATGTCGATTTTGAGAAAAGTTTGGCGACTGTTAAAAGAAATAGCTTCTGAATGGCAGTTTAATGAAGTATCACTTTTAGCTTCTTCTTTAGCTTATTTCACGGTATTCTCCCTCGCTCCATTAATGGTCATAATCATTATGATTGTGGGAACAATTTATGGAGAAAGTGCAGCAAAAGAACAGCTTATTAGTCAACTATCTGGGCTGGTGGGTGAGGAAGGTGCAGAATTAATTGCAACAGCAATAGCTAATTTTAGAGCCGATGCTACAGGAGGAACATTTCGGCTTTTATTCAATCTTGGCTTTTTGATATTTGGCGCTACTGGAGTTTTTACACAAATTCAAGATGCATTGGATAGAATTTGGGAGGTAAAGGCAGATCCAAAAAGGCATCTCCTACATTTTATACGTAAACGCCTATTATCTTTTGCGATGGTATTGGTCATTGCATTATTGTTACTACTTTCTTTTATCGGTAATACAATATTAATAGCATTAGTTAATTTTTTGAATGAATTAGTTCCCGGTTTTGGTTATTTGTGGCAAATTATTAGCTTTTTGGTTTCTTTTGGAACAACAACACTGATATTTGTCCTAATGTATACCATTCTCCCCGATGTTGAAATTGCCTGGCGTGATACTGTTGTTGGTGCAGCCATTACCGCACTTCTGTTTCTAGCCGGACAATTTTTCTTCAGATTATTTCTCAGTCAAACTAATTTTGGCTCTGCCTATGGAGTAGCAGGTTCCTTTGTAATCATAATTACTTGGATATTTTATGCTGCTCACATTCTCTTTTTAGGAGCAGAATTTACCAAGGTTTATGCTAAACAGCGTGGCTCTCCTATCGTACCGTCTGATTATGCTGTACATATTTCGCACGAGCAACAGCGATCGCAGAAATCTTCCCAAAGAAACCGTCACCACAGGTAG
- a CDS encoding mechanosensitive ion channel domain-containing protein, which yields MVVTRLTRKQRRFTALMVVVVFTNILLLPLGRGLTQEVPPIPVTPQLPETETLSPDGLFFADIVVRGQPIFQVGSVGDVSAIQRAQIINRRIAGILAQPQIGRDVIVVPDPSRGIATLQVSNRVLMTVTQQDAQDFNLPVEALAQQWASQLNQAFKQPPLAIDVGQRLFVTVRQFQRDSIDNLPSFLGALLAVIATWIIAISVRRLTLFGSRQWEVDHNSKILVSRLVYGIIWVIGTIVALGVLGLDFTTLLGTLGLTSVAIGFSLRDILSNYFSGIILLASRPFRLGDQIVIKEIEGTVTQIQLRATTIKTYDGRVVYIPNQEVFSAIITNNTSSTIRRNSIMVGIGYSADITTAKQIINDAVLQVRGVEAEPKPEVLIRELAASTVNIEVRCWVNSRRLPFLETTSLIAQAIKEALQQAKIEMPTEIYTIKFRNQLPRNNHHQVNSEFSK from the coding sequence ATGGTGGTTACTCGATTAACTCGTAAACAACGCAGATTTACTGCGTTGATGGTAGTAGTAGTATTCACAAACATATTACTACTACCCCTTGGGAGGGGATTAACACAGGAAGTACCACCTATACCCGTTACACCCCAACTCCCTGAAACTGAGACACTCTCACCAGATGGATTGTTCTTTGCTGATATAGTCGTTAGAGGACAGCCTATATTTCAAGTTGGTAGTGTTGGAGATGTTAGTGCTATACAACGAGCACAAATTATTAACCGTCGCATCGCAGGTATTTTGGCACAACCTCAAATTGGTAGAGATGTTATTGTTGTGCCAGATCCATCGCGGGGTATCGCTACTTTACAAGTGAGCAATCGGGTTTTAATGACTGTTACCCAACAGGATGCTCAAGATTTTAACTTGCCAGTCGAAGCGCTTGCCCAGCAGTGGGCTTCTCAATTAAACCAGGCATTTAAGCAACCACCCTTAGCAATTGATGTCGGACAACGTCTATTTGTTACTGTGCGTCAGTTCCAGCGAGATAGCATAGACAACCTACCATCTTTTTTGGGTGCACTGTTAGCTGTGATTGCAACTTGGATAATTGCTATTAGTGTACGCCGTCTTACCCTATTTGGCTCGCGACAGTGGGAAGTAGATCACAACTCAAAAATCTTGGTAAGTCGCTTGGTATACGGCATTATATGGGTAATAGGTACAATTGTTGCTTTGGGAGTCTTGGGACTCGACTTTACCACCTTGCTGGGAACACTAGGTTTAACGAGTGTTGCAATTGGCTTTAGTTTACGTGATATTTTAAGTAACTACTTTTCTGGCATTATTCTGCTTGCCTCTCGTCCATTTCGATTAGGAGATCAGATTGTCATTAAAGAAATTGAAGGTACTGTTACTCAAATTCAACTGCGAGCTACAACAATAAAAACCTACGATGGGCGTGTTGTCTATATTCCTAATCAAGAAGTTTTTAGCGCCATTATTACCAATAATACATCTTCTACCATTCGTCGTAATTCAATTATGGTCGGTATTGGTTATAGTGCAGATATTACAACCGCCAAACAAATTATTAACGATGCTGTTTTACAAGTTAGAGGAGTTGAAGCAGAACCAAAACCAGAAGTTTTAATCCGAGAGTTGGCTGCAAGTACAGTCAATATAGAAGTGCGATGTTGGGTGAACTCCCGTAGATTACCTTTTTTAGAAACTACTTCTTTGATTGCTCAAGCAATTAAAGAGGCATTACAGCAGGCAAAAATTGAAATGCCAACTGAAATTTATACAATAAAATTTCGCAATCAACTACCAAGGAATAATCACCATCAAGTTAATTCAGAATTCTCTAAATAA
- a CDS encoding SDR family oxidoreductase codes for MKGLKGKNALITGASSGIGQAIAIRLAQEGCNIAINYRKSPAGAEETEDMAMQKACGDIENCGVKSLLVQGDVSNEEDIISMVNTVIEKFGSLDILVNNAGIQIESPSHEIPTSEFDQVLAVNLRGSYLCARETIKHLLAQNRSGVIINVSSVHEIIPRPMYVTYSISKGGMENLTKTLALEYANRGIRVNAIAPGATITPINEAWTDDPEKKAVVESHIPMGRAGTSEEMAAAVAFLASDEAAYITGQTLFIDGGLTLYADFREAWSA; via the coding sequence ATGAAAGGATTGAAAGGCAAGAATGCTCTAATTACTGGAGCAAGTTCAGGAATTGGACAAGCGATCGCCATTCGTCTTGCCCAAGAGGGTTGCAACATCGCCATCAATTACCGCAAAAGCCCTGCGGGAGCCGAAGAAACCGAAGACATGGCAATGCAAAAGGCGTGTGGCGATATCGAAAATTGTGGTGTTAAGTCTCTACTAGTTCAAGGTGATGTTTCCAATGAAGAAGACATCATCAGCATGGTAAACACTGTAATCGAAAAGTTCGGCAGTTTAGATATTTTGGTTAACAATGCCGGGATTCAAATTGAAAGTCCCTCCCATGAAATTCCAACTAGCGAGTTCGATCAAGTACTGGCAGTAAACCTCCGAGGTTCTTACCTCTGCGCCCGTGAAACTATTAAGCACCTACTTGCTCAGAATCGTTCTGGGGTAATTATCAATGTTTCCAGTGTTCATGAGATTATACCCAGACCAATGTATGTCACCTATTCCATCAGTAAAGGAGGAATGGAAAATCTGACTAAAACTCTAGCACTGGAATACGCCAACCGAGGTATTCGTGTTAACGCCATCGCACCAGGTGCGACAATTACACCCATTAATGAAGCTTGGACTGACGATCCCGAAAAGAAGGCTGTTGTAGAAAGTCACATTCCGATGGGACGTGCTGGTACTTCCGAAGAAATGGCAGCAGCAGTAGCATTTTTAGCATCAGATGAAGCGGCATACATCACCGGACAAACCCTGTTTATTGACGGTGGGCTAACGCTGTATGCAGACTTCCGAGAAGCTTGGTCAGCTTAA
- a CDS encoding fasciclin domain-containing protein, producing the protein MTMKIRKFASLATGIILLPVFAACTPNETAQVSPTPTPPATDVTQPPTPTTPPATPGTTANKDIPDVIDDHPSLNTLEKLIDEADLEDKLDDTGPFTIFAPSDQAFAALPEATRQKLLQPQNREVLRQILTYHVVPGNLRANQLQSGDIKTLGVNPLTIQVEQATNQVQVNNARVIQPDIPASNGVIHIIDQVLLPPDLKL; encoded by the coding sequence ATGACTATGAAGATTAGAAAGTTTGCTAGCTTGGCGACAGGTATTATACTACTACCAGTCTTTGCAGCCTGTACACCTAACGAAACTGCCCAAGTCTCTCCAACACCAACTCCACCTGCTACTGATGTCACACAACCGCCGACTCCAACAACACCTCCTGCTACCCCTGGTACAACTGCGAATAAAGATATTCCAGATGTGATCGACGATCATCCCTCATTAAACACACTTGAGAAACTGATTGATGAAGCAGATTTAGAAGATAAGCTAGATGATACTGGCCCCTTCACGATATTTGCACCATCAGATCAAGCATTCGCAGCTCTTCCAGAAGCAACTCGGCAAAAACTACTCCAACCACAAAACCGTGAGGTTCTCAGACAAATATTGACTTATCATGTCGTTCCTGGAAATCTAAGAGCTAACCAACTTCAGTCTGGAGATATAAAAACTCTTGGTGTTAACCCACTAACCATTCAGGTTGAGCAAGCAACAAACCAGGTTCAAGTTAATAATGCTCGTGTCATTCAGCCAGATATTCCAGCCAGTAACGGTGTTATTCATATAATTGATCAAGTACTTTTACCTCCAGATTTGAAGTTATAA